Proteins encoded within one genomic window of Bacillus sp. 1NLA3E:
- a CDS encoding GNAT family N-acetyltransferase: MTIRWDEITDDYLINLDMVLKLYDQAFPIEVREPHDIFLKSLQYSRNRKPNNFRFLIGFNGEQLVSFATGHYLADVNSGFIVYIATNPKVQRHRGVGSKTLLKMEELLHKDAISAGNASLKAVILETESQEMVHTETERKDCIKRNRFFERNDYKRYENIEYLQPPLHGVGNNIPLNLYIKGLQKNKITKEEIMGFIRAIYKEKYYLVNGIDKQVLNNCFEKMGMGNEVFLV, from the coding sequence ATGACCATTAGATGGGATGAAATAACAGATGATTATTTAATTAATTTAGATATGGTCTTAAAATTATATGATCAAGCCTTTCCGATTGAAGTGAGAGAACCACATGATATTTTTTTAAAAAGTTTACAATATTCGAGAAATAGGAAGCCAAATAATTTCCGATTCTTGATAGGTTTTAATGGGGAGCAACTTGTTTCTTTTGCAACAGGCCACTATTTAGCTGATGTAAATTCTGGGTTTATTGTCTATATAGCAACAAATCCGAAGGTACAAAGGCATAGAGGGGTAGGCTCTAAAACCTTACTTAAAATGGAAGAGTTATTACACAAGGATGCTATTTCTGCAGGAAATGCTTCGTTAAAAGCAGTAATCTTAGAAACAGAATCACAGGAAATGGTACATACCGAAACAGAAAGAAAAGATTGTATTAAAAGAAATCGATTTTTTGAAAGAAATGATTATAAAAGATATGAAAATATCGAGTACCTACAACCACCATTACATGGCGTTGGTAATAATATCCCACTCAATCTTTATATTAAAGGTTTACAAAAAAATAAAATAACTAAAGAAGAAATCATGGGATTTATTCGTGCTATTTATAAAGAGAAATATTACTTAGTAAATGGAATCGATAAACAGGTTCTTAACAATTGTTTTGAAAAGATGGGAATGGGAAACGAAGTCTTTTTAGTATAG
- a CDS encoding peroxiredoxin has product MEFIRPEDVLEDCASTFCAQTTDLAPLFFAEAYDNVEKKIKEVRLESLRGKWVILFFYASDFTFVUPTELAAVAAIYDQLKFLNSELLAISTDSVYSHKVFTEVSPSASKVAFPLLSDRNHKISKAYRVLNEKTGATFRATIIIDPEGIIVTKFVNPLEVGRNVYEILRVIQGIQYSRRTGEGVPANWVQGQPGIIRDPKYIGRI; this is encoded by the coding sequence ATGGAATTTATAAGGCCTGAGGATGTTTTAGAAGATTGTGCATCTACGTTTTGTGCACAAACAACAGATTTAGCACCTTTATTTTTTGCAGAAGCATACGACAATGTAGAAAAGAAAATAAAAGAGGTTCGTCTAGAAAGTCTTCGAGGGAAATGGGTTATCTTATTTTTTTATGCAAGTGATTTCACTTTTGTTTGACCAACAGAGTTGGCAGCGGTCGCTGCTATTTATGATCAACTGAAATTTCTAAATTCCGAATTACTTGCTATAAGTACAGACAGTGTATATTCCCATAAGGTTTTTACCGAGGTTTCTCCTTCTGCGTCAAAGGTGGCGTTTCCACTTTTAAGTGATCGAAACCATAAAATTAGTAAGGCCTACAGAGTACTAAATGAGAAAACGGGCGCTACATTTAGAGCAACCATCATTATAGATCCAGAAGGGATAATCGTTACCAAATTCGTAAACCCTTTAGAAGTTGGTCGAAATGTTTACGAAATTTTAAGGGTAATTCAAGGGATACAATATAGTAGAAGGACTGGAGAAGGGGTACCTGCTAATTGGGTCCAAGGGCAACCAGGAATTATTAGGGATCCAAAATACATTGGGAGAATTTAA
- a CDS encoding ATP-binding protein, protein MKLGIMCGIPLSGKSTYGKNLQKQGWARVSIDDIRLALHGQTFKAEAEPVVWETAELMVRSLLKSGHKVVVDSTNRTRDRRKRWIRVAKEF, encoded by the coding sequence GTGAAACTGGGTATTATGTGTGGGATACCACTAAGCGGAAAATCAACATACGGTAAAAATCTTCAAAAGCAAGGGTGGGCTCGCGTATCTATTGACGACATCAGGCTAGCTTTACATGGCCAAACTTTTAAAGCTGAGGCTGAACCAGTCGTGTGGGAGACCGCTGAACTCATGGTACGTTCATTGTTAAAAAGTGGACATAAAGTGGTTGTTGATTCCACAAACAGAACTAGGGATCGGCGTAAAAGATGGATCCGTGTTGCTAAGGAATTCTGA
- a CDS encoding CBO0543 family protein: MEKKMLNGLFALCMVSLPFLFKGSKMRENLVIFFSKGVLATLIDAYVVGSKRVEYPARPFPKIFKTNIIFDMLFFPILSVIWVKQSYNDNLGKILLKSLTWSIPMSLGQWYFEKNSKLFKWKKWSPFHTFGSVSFTLFTIRGFVSLLRRLDKFKNA; encoded by the coding sequence ATGGAGAAAAAAATGTTAAACGGACTTTTTGCTTTGTGTATGGTTTCCTTGCCATTTTTATTTAAAGGGTCAAAAATGAGAGAAAATCTAGTTATTTTCTTCTCAAAAGGAGTTTTGGCAACACTTATAGATGCTTATGTTGTTGGTTCCAAAAGAGTCGAATATCCAGCCCGACCTTTTCCTAAAATTTTCAAAACCAACATTATTTTTGATATGCTGTTTTTTCCAATTCTAAGTGTCATCTGGGTTAAACAATCCTATAATGATAATTTGGGGAAAATTCTTTTGAAAAGTTTGACATGGAGTATCCCCATGAGCCTCGGTCAATGGTATTTTGAAAAAAACTCCAAATTATTCAAATGGAAAAAATGGTCGCCATTCCATACGTTTGGAAGTGTAAGTTTTACTTTATTTACGATAAGAGGATTTGTTTCATTGTTAAGAAGGCTAGATAAATTCAAGAATGCATAG
- the ppnP gene encoding pyrimidine/purine nucleoside phosphorylase, with translation MSQLTDVTIIKKANIYFDGKVTSRTVLFPDGTKKTLGIMLPGEYEFTTSQREEMEILAGKLEYKLTGEYWEKIEETGTFYVPANDSFLLKVHTVADYCCSYHEES, from the coding sequence TTGTCGCAATTAACAGATGTTACGATTATTAAAAAAGCAAATATTTATTTTGATGGAAAAGTCACTAGCAGAACGGTTTTGTTTCCAGACGGAACTAAAAAGACCTTGGGTATTATGCTTCCAGGTGAGTATGAATTTACGACTTCCCAGAGGGAAGAAATGGAGATCCTTGCTGGAAAATTAGAATATAAATTGACTGGTGAATATTGGGAAAAAATAGAAGAAACCGGAACTTTTTATGTACCAGCTAACGACAGTTTTTTACTAAAGGTTCATACAGTTGCTGATTATTGTTGTTCTTATCATGAAGAGTCATAA
- a CDS encoding PadR family transcriptional regulator — MDNRSLILLGLLMAQDQHGYQINEFIERNLSTMTNMKKPTAYATLDKLSKQGYIDVQHEQEGNRPPRKVYSINEKGIECFYQLLIENLSSPENVFFEGDIGLMFLDHLPIKKAIPALQKRLNGSKKILEGLIQTPSHGNGIGVNLAVEHKKIMLEAEVQFLQKSLQILKMKSNGE, encoded by the coding sequence ATGGACAATCGGTCACTTATTTTACTTGGTTTGCTCATGGCACAGGATCAACATGGCTATCAAATCAATGAATTTATCGAGAGAAATTTAAGTACGATGACGAATATGAAAAAACCAACAGCCTACGCTACACTGGATAAACTTAGCAAGCAGGGCTATATTGATGTACAACATGAGCAAGAAGGGAACCGTCCCCCACGCAAAGTTTATTCGATCAATGAAAAAGGAATAGAATGCTTTTATCAATTGCTTATTGAAAATTTATCCTCACCTGAGAATGTTTTTTTTGAGGGAGATATTGGTCTTATGTTTCTCGACCATCTCCCAATCAAAAAAGCGATACCTGCCCTACAAAAAAGGCTGAACGGAAGCAAAAAGATTCTGGAAGGTCTCATCCAAACCCCAAGTCATGGGAATGGGATTGGAGTCAATTTAGCAGTTGAGCATAAAAAAATCATGTTGGAAGCAGAAGTACAATTTTTACAAAAGTCCCTGCAAATTTTAAAAATGAAATCAAACGGTGAATAA